From Microtus pennsylvanicus isolate mMicPen1 chromosome 10, mMicPen1.hap1, whole genome shotgun sequence, one genomic window encodes:
- the Crp gene encoding C-reactive protein — protein MERLLCYLLILISVSQAFVQKDMSKTAFVFPKESANSYVSLDALSKKPLTAFTVCLHIYTDKSTTRSFSIFSYATKKDSNDILIFWSKDRGYIFGVGGPEILFKASEIPESPTHICASWESATGLVEFWVDGKPKVRRSLQKGYTVATDASIILGQEQDSYGGSFDVNQSFVGDIGDVNMWDTVLSPEQINTVYVGGTLSPNVLNWQTLKYAVQGDVFIRSQLWP, from the exons ATGGAGAGGCTTCTGTGCTACTTACTGATCTTGATCAGCGTCTCTCAGGCCTTTGTCCAGAAAG ACATGTCTAAAACGGCCTTCGTATTTCCCAAAGAGTCAGCCAATTCCTATGTATCCCTGGATGCACTGTCAAAGAAACCACTGACAGCCTTCACTGTGTGTCTCCATATCTACACAGATAAGAGCACAACCCGCAGCTTCAGTATTTTCTCTTATGCTACCAAGAAAGACTCTAATGACATTCTCATATTTTGGAGTAAGGATAGAGGGTATATTTTTGGAGTGGGTGGGCCTGAAATACTGTTCAAGGCTTCCGAAATTCCTGAATCTCCAACACACATCTGTGCCAGTTGGGAGTCTGCTACGGGGCTTGTAGAATTCTGGGTTGATGGGAAACCCAAGGTGCGGAGAAGTCTGCAAAAGGGCTACACTGTGGCGACAGATGCAAGCATCATCCTGGGGCAAGAGCAGGACTCATATGGTGGTAGTTTTGATGTAAACCAGTCTTTTGTGGGAGACATCGGAGATGTGAACATGTGGGACACTGTGCTATCTCCAGAACAGATCAATACAGTGTATGTTGGCGGGACACTCAGCCCCAATGTTTTGAACTGGCAGACACTCAAGTATGCAGTACAGGGTGACGTGTTTATCAGGTCCCAGCTGTGGCCCTGA